In one window of Siphonobacter curvatus DNA:
- a CDS encoding cryptochrome/photolyase family protein, translating into MKEKITICWLRRDLRLQDQAALYHALRSGHPVVVLFIFDREILDDLDDRRDRRVEFIHQTVTQLQTALQQHGSDLLVYYDRPLPVWKQLLQQYNIAQVHINHDYEQYAIDRDAAVRTLLESQDIPLYSYKDQCIFDRDEVLSKAGKPYSVFTPYSKAWKAKVNDFYLRSYPTEKYFKQFYQGSFSGVPTLESMNFEALGKPFPAQEIPVATIETYAEKRDYPALEATSRMSIHLRFGTVSIRELARKAQELSPTYLNELIWRDFYFQVLYHFPHINTGHAFRKEYDRIQWRNNEAEFEAWCQGRTGYPLVDAGMRQMNETGFMHNRIRMVTASFLAKHLLIDWRWGEAYFAKKLLDYDFSANNGGWQWAAGSGCDASPYFRVFNPALQAKKFDPKGQYVKKWVPEIDQVDYPDPIVEHETARERAIQTYRRAVKKDSN; encoded by the coding sequence ATGAAGGAAAAAATTACCATTTGTTGGCTACGCCGGGATTTGCGTCTACAAGACCAGGCTGCCTTGTATCATGCCCTACGGAGTGGTCATCCGGTAGTCGTACTCTTTATTTTTGATCGGGAAATTCTGGACGATCTAGACGATCGCCGCGATCGCCGGGTTGAGTTTATTCACCAAACGGTTACTCAGCTACAGACCGCCTTACAGCAACACGGTTCGGATCTACTAGTCTATTACGACCGACCGTTACCGGTTTGGAAGCAGCTACTCCAGCAATACAATATCGCTCAGGTACACATCAATCACGATTATGAGCAGTACGCGATTGATCGTGATGCAGCCGTTCGGACCTTACTGGAAAGTCAGGATATCCCGCTCTACAGCTACAAAGACCAATGTATTTTTGATCGCGATGAAGTACTCAGTAAAGCGGGCAAACCCTACAGCGTTTTTACTCCTTACAGTAAGGCCTGGAAAGCTAAGGTGAATGATTTTTATCTGCGTTCGTATCCCACCGAGAAGTACTTCAAACAATTTTATCAGGGTTCTTTTTCTGGAGTTCCCACGCTGGAATCGATGAATTTTGAAGCCCTAGGCAAACCCTTCCCCGCTCAGGAAATTCCCGTAGCTACCATCGAAACCTACGCTGAAAAGCGGGATTATCCAGCTTTAGAGGCGACCTCCCGCATGTCTATTCACCTGCGATTCGGTACCGTATCCATTCGTGAATTGGCTCGGAAGGCTCAAGAGTTAAGTCCGACGTATCTGAATGAATTGATTTGGCGGGATTTTTATTTTCAGGTTTTGTACCATTTCCCGCATATTAATACGGGTCACGCCTTTCGGAAAGAGTACGACCGAATCCAATGGCGGAACAATGAGGCAGAATTTGAAGCTTGGTGCCAGGGCCGCACGGGGTATCCACTCGTGGATGCAGGCATGCGGCAGATGAATGAAACCGGCTTCATGCACAACCGGATTCGTATGGTAACGGCCAGTTTTCTTGCCAAACACCTGCTCATCGACTGGCGTTGGGGAGAAGCATATTTTGCTAAGAAATTACTGGATTATGACTTTTCTGCCAATAATGGGGGCTGGCAGTGGGCCGCCGGAAGTGGTTGTGACGCCTCGCCTTATTTTAGGGTTTTCAATCCAGCTTTGCAGGCGAAGAAGTTTGATCCCAAGGGACAATACGTGAAGAAATGGGTACCCGAAATAGATCAGGTGGACTACCCCGATCCCATAGTAGAGCACGAAACCGCTCGGGAGCGGGCGATACAGACCTATCGCCGGGCGGTGAAGAAAGATAGCAATTAG
- a CDS encoding DUF4286 family protein yields MFLYNITYNIEHAAHDEWIQWMKHTHVPAVLATNLPIGNRIFKLLTEIDNGGVTYSFQFFFADQEDYNTYITEHSSRLAAEVDRRYGSQYVVFRTLLQEIV; encoded by the coding sequence ATGTTTCTCTATAACATCACGTATAATATCGAACATGCCGCTCACGATGAATGGATCCAATGGATGAAGCACACCCATGTTCCAGCGGTGTTAGCCACGAATCTGCCCATTGGTAACCGCATTTTCAAGCTGCTTACTGAAATTGATAACGGCGGCGTCACGTACTCTTTTCAATTTTTCTTCGCTGATCAAGAGGATTATAATACGTACATTACTGAACACTCGTCCCGTCTTGCGGCTGAAGTGGACCGCCGATACGGCAGTCAATACGTAGTCTTCCGTACGCTTCTTCAGGAAATTGTATAA
- the cdaA gene encoding diadenylate cyclase CdaA encodes MLLLRLGFLDIDFLDLIDIGLVAFLLYQVYFLIKGSIASRVFLGYLLVYGIYLIVRALGMELLSTILGQFMEIGVLALVVIFQPEIRRFLIFVGRSTNLQQYPILHRIFNQKSEKQSNWELQPVIDAVKKLAATRTGALIVIKKEDPLKRYIESGDALDAQLSRALLLAIFQKNGPLHDGAVIISDHRIKAARCMLPISENPDLPAILGFRHRAAIGLSEHSDAAVIVVSEERGEISMATEGGELHRHLPIHELQNQLVDYLRQR; translated from the coding sequence ATGCTGCTATTAAGGCTAGGCTTTCTAGATATTGATTTTCTTGACCTGATTGATATTGGACTGGTTGCATTCCTACTCTATCAGGTGTATTTTCTCATTAAAGGCAGTATTGCTAGCCGCGTTTTTCTGGGCTATTTGCTGGTGTATGGCATTTACCTCATTGTCCGGGCATTGGGCATGGAATTATTGTCCACCATTCTGGGACAATTCATGGAAATCGGTGTACTAGCTTTAGTAGTGATTTTCCAGCCTGAAATTCGAAGGTTTCTTATTTTTGTAGGCCGCTCGACTAATCTGCAACAGTATCCCATTCTACACCGCATTTTTAATCAGAAATCCGAAAAACAGAGTAACTGGGAATTACAACCCGTGATTGATGCCGTTAAGAAATTAGCTGCCACGCGTACTGGAGCATTGATTGTAATCAAAAAAGAAGATCCCCTGAAGCGTTACATTGAGTCCGGCGATGCCCTGGATGCACAGTTATCACGAGCCCTTTTACTAGCTATTTTTCAGAAGAACGGACCTTTGCACGACGGAGCCGTCATCATTTCCGATCATCGCATTAAAGCCGCCCGCTGTATGCTTCCCATTTCCGAAAATCCGGATTTACCGGCCATTCTGGGCTTTCGTCATCGGGCAGCCATTGGTCTTTCCGAACACTCAGACGCGGCAGTTATCGTTGTTTCTGAAGAACGAGGGGAAATTTCCATGGCAACGGAAGGCGGTGAGCTCCATCGCCACCTTCCGATTCATGAATTACAAAATCAGTTAGTCGATTACTTACGCCAACGCTAA